In Spirochaetota bacterium, a single genomic region encodes these proteins:
- a CDS encoding ABC transporter ATP-binding protein, which yields MNILSIKDVKISFGGRRVLDNINFECDSNYMVSISGKTGSGKTTLLSILSGLLKPKSGVVHFKGNNIYKWNDFKRSRYRNRQIGLVFQSYNLLSDLSAYKNILYPAILNPSMKNIKQNVDYLIQYLNLEEIVHQYPATLSGGEKQRVSIARAIINNPEVIIADEPTGNLDEKTGKMVFALFRDIIEKRGILIIIATHNRFIVRNSDSHYHLENGKLILKKA from the coding sequence ATGAATATTCTATCCATTAAAGATGTTAAGATTTCTTTTGGAGGAAGGAGGGTATTAGATAATATCAATTTTGAGTGTGATTCAAATTATATGGTATCGATTTCCGGTAAGACTGGATCTGGTAAGACTACACTTTTAAGCATTTTGTCGGGTTTGTTAAAACCCAAATCAGGGGTAGTTCATTTCAAAGGTAATAATATATATAAATGGAATGATTTCAAAAGATCTAGATATAGGAATAGACAAATCGGTTTAGTTTTTCAATCATATAATTTACTGTCTGATTTATCAGCTTATAAAAATATTCTATATCCTGCTATACTGAATCCATCAATGAAAAACATCAAGCAGAATGTTGATTATCTGATACAGTACTTAAATCTTGAAGAGATAGTGCATCAGTATCCAGCTACACTTTCAGGGGGAGAGAAGCAGAGGGTATCAATTGCGCGAGCTATTATAAACAACCCAGAAGTCATTATCGCTGATGAGCCAACAGGAAATCTGGATGAGAAGACAGGAAAGATGGTTTTCGCACTATTTAGGGATATAATAGAAAAGAGAGGGATATTGATTATTATTGCTACCCACAATAGATTTATTGTCAGGAATTCTGACTCTCATTATCATCTTGAGAATGGTAAGCTAATTTTGAAAAAGGCTTGA
- a CDS encoding acetyl-CoA acetyltransferase encodes MATGIRDKVAIIGMGCTRFGERWDVGAEELMVEAYQECLEDAGIDTKEIEAGWFGSCIDEINVGKSATSASVTLRLNNIPVTRVENFCATGTEAFRGAVYGVASGAYDIALAIGVEKLKDTGYGGLPDFGMSGNYGVASLWFPNMSAPGAFAMLASGYTGKYEIEMDDLKKAMAHVSAKSHLNGSINPKAHLRKPVSEEKILAAPMIAYPLGLFDCCGVSDGSACAIVTTPDIAKGLGKKDFVTVKALQVSLSNGEEMQYNNWDGAHVVTTTKASKKAYEEAGIKNPREEISMMEVHDCFSITELVTMEDLHISERGKAPKDILDGFYDKDGGVPCQIDGGLKCFGHPIGASGLRMIYEMYLQLQGRAGERQLKDPKFGLTHNLGGFPMMNVCSISIIGKQDA; translated from the coding sequence ATGGCAACAGGAATAAGAGATAAAGTAGCTATTATTGGTATGGGTTGCACAAGATTTGGAGAGAGATGGGATGTGGGTGCTGAGGAGTTAATGGTTGAAGCATATCAGGAGTGTCTAGAGGATGCCGGAATCGACACAAAGGAGATTGAAGCGGGATGGTTCGGTAGTTGTATTGATGAAATAAACGTAGGGAAGAGCGCTACCTCTGCATCTGTTACACTAAGATTAAATAATATACCTGTGACAAGAGTAGAAAATTTTTGTGCCACTGGGACTGAAGCATTCAGGGGCGCTGTATATGGTGTTGCTTCAGGCGCTTATGATATTGCCTTGGCAATAGGTGTGGAAAAGTTAAAGGACACGGGTTATGGTGGACTACCAGATTTTGGCATGTCAGGAAATTATGGTGTTGCTTCACTCTGGTTTCCCAATATGTCAGCTCCCGGAGCTTTTGCAATGCTTGCCAGTGGATATACTGGAAAATATGAGATAGAGATGGATGATTTAAAGAAGGCAATGGCTCATGTGTCTGCTAAGAGTCATTTAAATGGATCTATAAATCCGAAAGCACATCTTCGAAAGCCTGTAAGTGAAGAAAAGATATTAGCCGCACCCATGATTGCTTATCCCTTGGGATTGTTCGATTGCTGTGGTGTTAGTGATGGATCTGCCTGTGCGATTGTGACAACCCCTGATATAGCCAAAGGACTTGGTAAGAAGGATTTCGTTACAGTAAAGGCTTTGCAGGTATCTTTGAGCAATGGAGAAGAGATGCAGTATAATAACTGGGATGGGGCTCATGTTGTGACTACAACAAAGGCAAGCAAGAAGGCATATGAAGAGGCTGGTATAAAGAATCCTCGGGAGGAGATCAGCATGATGGAGGTTCATGATTGCTTCTCGATAACTGAACTCGTTACCATGGAAGATTTACATATATCAGAAAGAGGGAAAGCGCCTAAAGATATATTAGATGGATTTTATGATAAAGATGGTGGAGTTCCTTGTCAGATAGATGGAGGTTTGAAGTGTTTTGGTCATCCGATAGGAGCATCCGGTCTTCGAATGATTTATGAGATGTATCTACAACTTCAAGGACGTGCAGGAGAGAGACAATTAAAGGATCCAAAATTTGGTCTTACTCACAATTTGGGTGGATTCCCAATGATGAACGTCTGCAGCATCTCTATTATTGGAAAACAAGATGCATAA
- a CDS encoding 3-oxoacyl-[acyl-carrier-protein] synthase III C-terminal domain-containing protein encodes MIGITSYGGYIPRYRMNRMVAAQSMSWLFPVMMAVAQGEKSVANWDEDALTMAVAAAYDCMKGKDRKSVDGVSLASVSMPYADRQNAGILSTALNVPEAGVTNADFAASLKAGTTAVISAYEALKAGTRNNILVVASDHRHTKMVTMYEMFLGDGAGALLLGKDDVIAEIKDYYSYSCDFADHYKGYGKDYDYTWEERWVRDEGYAKIIPEAISGYLKKTGMDINSFDRIIFPCYFKREHANITKKLGVDPSKVHDNMHELCGDTGTAHPFIMFISALQEAKPGDKILMASFGQGCDVIGFEVTDRINDIKEPLGIKGSLAKRADLANYEKYARFRGLLEADIGLRGEAYGQTALTTLWRNRKMILGLVGGKCNKCGTIQFPAQDICVNPDCHSLHTLEDYEFAGRSGKVLSYTGDLLTASIDPPGIYGVVTFDEGGRFFCDFTDCALEEVKVGLPMAMSFRKRKVDNIRGYHGYFWKAFPKSGN; translated from the coding sequence ATGATCGGAATTACATCCTATGGGGGGTATATTCCTAGGTATCGAATGAATCGAATGGTTGCAGCCCAGAGTATGTCTTGGCTGTTCCCTGTGATGATGGCAGTTGCACAGGGTGAGAAATCAGTTGCAAATTGGGATGAAGATGCATTGACTATGGCTGTAGCTGCTGCTTATGACTGCATGAAGGGTAAGGATAGGAAATCAGTAGACGGTGTTTCTTTAGCATCCGTTTCAATGCCCTATGCGGATAGGCAGAATGCTGGTATTCTTTCTACAGCGTTGAATGTTCCGGAAGCTGGTGTAACAAATGCGGATTTTGCCGCTTCCCTGAAGGCAGGCACAACCGCTGTTATCTCTGCATATGAGGCGTTAAAGGCTGGAACGAGGAACAACATATTGGTAGTGGCATCAGATCACCGTCATACAAAGATGGTAACTATGTATGAGATGTTTTTAGGTGATGGAGCCGGAGCACTTCTTCTTGGAAAGGATGATGTGATAGCAGAGATTAAGGATTATTACTCTTATAGTTGTGATTTTGCGGATCATTATAAGGGTTATGGAAAGGATTATGACTATACTTGGGAAGAGAGATGGGTAAGAGATGAGGGGTATGCTAAAATAATACCTGAGGCGATTTCTGGTTACCTAAAAAAGACAGGTATGGATATTAATAGTTTTGATAGAATTATTTTTCCATGTTATTTCAAGAGAGAGCACGCTAATATTACAAAGAAGTTGGGCGTTGATCCTTCAAAGGTTCATGACAACATGCATGAGTTATGTGGCGATACTGGGACAGCTCATCCCTTTATAATGTTTATCTCCGCTCTTCAGGAAGCGAAGCCCGGTGATAAGATTTTGATGGCAAGCTTTGGTCAGGGTTGCGATGTGATTGGTTTTGAGGTTACTGATAGAATTAATGATATAAAGGAGCCTTTGGGAATCAAGGGCAGCCTTGCTAAGAGAGCGGATCTTGCTAATTATGAGAAGTATGCAAGATTTAGAGGTTTACTTGAGGCAGATATAGGCCTTAGAGGGGAGGCCTATGGCCAGACAGCTTTAACAACACTATGGAGAAATCGCAAGATGATTTTGGGCCTTGTGGGAGGCAAGTGCAACAAGTGTGGTACAATTCAGTTTCCTGCTCAGGATATTTGCGTTAATCCAGATTGTCATTCATTGCATACCCTAGAAGATTATGAGTTTGCAGGAAGATCTGGAAAGGTTCTATCCTATACCGGGGATCTTCTAACAGCTTCAATTGATCCGCCTGGTATTTATGGTGTTGTTACCTTTGATGAAGGGGGCAGGTTCTTTTGTGATTTTACTGATTGTGCTTTGGAAGAAGTGAAGGTAGGATTACCAATGGCTATGAGTTTCAGAAAGAGAAAGGTGGATAATATTCGTGGCTATCACGGATATTTTTGGAAAGCATTTCCTAAATCCGGTAATTAA
- a CDS encoding SDR family oxidoreductase — translation MSKIDFTGRVAIVTGAGAGLGKNHAIELAKRGAKVVVNDLGGARDGTGAGSAAADEVVSEIKALGGEAVPNYDNVATVEGGENITKTAIDAFGKVDIVVNNAGILRDKSFTKLEESNWDAVLAVHLKGAYCVTKPAFINMRENGYGRIIMTTSAAGLFGNFGQANYSSAKMGLVGMANTLKLEGGKYNIKVNVLAPLAGTRLTEDIMPPNLLDKLKVEYVTPVVLWMCSEEFTESGVIMNAGAGYFSRSAMLTGPGMILHEGKQVPTPEDIKDNWDKINSLDNAQYNNDANGVFSALGPLLQ, via the coding sequence ATGTCAAAGATTGATTTTACTGGGAGAGTAGCTATAGTAACAGGAGCAGGAGCTGGATTGGGTAAGAATCATGCAATTGAGTTGGCAAAACGTGGTGCAAAGGTTGTAGTTAATGACTTAGGAGGGGCAAGGGATGGCACAGGTGCAGGTAGTGCAGCGGCTGATGAGGTTGTATCTGAGATAAAGGCTCTTGGTGGTGAGGCTGTACCTAATTATGATAATGTTGCAACTGTTGAAGGAGGAGAGAACATCACAAAGACAGCGATTGATGCCTTTGGCAAGGTTGACATTGTCGTAAACAATGCTGGTATCCTCAGGGATAAAAGCTTTACTAAATTGGAAGAGTCTAATTGGGATGCTGTGTTAGCGGTGCATCTAAAGGGAGCTTATTGTGTAACAAAACCAGCCTTTATAAATATGAGAGAAAATGGATATGGAAGGATAATAATGACAACATCTGCCGCTGGTTTATTCGGTAATTTTGGGCAGGCAAATTATTCATCCGCAAAGATGGGGCTTGTTGGCATGGCGAATACTCTCAAGTTAGAGGGCGGCAAATATAATATTAAGGTAAATGTTTTAGCCCCATTAGCTGGTACAAGGTTGACAGAGGATATTATGCCGCCAAACCTATTAGATAAGTTGAAGGTTGAGTATGTAACGCCTGTAGTACTATGGATGTGTTCAGAGGAATTCACTGAGTCTGGTGTCATAATGAATGCTGGTGCCGGATATTTTTCAAGATCGGCAATGTTAACAGGTCCTGGAATGATCCTTCATGAAGGGAAACAGGTACCTACTCCAGAAGATATTAAGGATAATTGGGATAAGATCAATAGTCTGGATAACGCGCAGTACAATAATGATGCCAATGGGGTTTTCTCTGCGTTAGGTCCACTATTACAATAG
- a CDS encoding YdcF family protein produces the protein MKKIISTFVTIPGILVVCLVFLGLYGLYRRDKLLLINLFLGIILYSISISCIATPLIGIVEKRGIYSGEQGVDVIILLGGGVIDGVEDFSGVSIPSYDMIPRIVDAVRLHNRYNIPILVSGGSVAGSQKEAHVVKRFLIDLGVKPKEIIIEDESRDTVENALYVKKKLFQIGYKRGLLVTSAYHIRRAEYLFKKAGLDVVSHSSAPLSGKGKGCNLYDFLPNINSLSKSARALRESIGIFFYYIKYGLFISSE, from the coding sequence TTGAAGAAGATAATAAGCACTTTTGTCACAATCCCAGGTATTTTAGTTGTTTGCTTGGTGTTTCTGGGTTTATACGGATTATATCGAAGAGATAAACTTTTATTGATAAATCTTTTTTTAGGGATAATATTATACTCTATATCGATTTCATGTATTGCAACCCCTTTGATCGGAATTGTTGAGAAACGAGGCATTTATAGTGGTGAACAGGGTGTAGATGTTATTATACTCTTGGGAGGTGGTGTGATTGATGGTGTTGAAGATTTTTCCGGAGTGAGCATCCCTTCATATGATATGATTCCAAGAATCGTTGATGCTGTTAGATTACATAATAGATACAATATTCCAATATTGGTTAGTGGAGGAAGTGTTGCTGGTAGTCAAAAGGAAGCCCATGTTGTTAAGAGGTTCTTAATCGACCTTGGGGTGAAACCAAAGGAAATAATAATTGAGGATGAGAGTAGGGATACAGTAGAGAATGCCCTTTATGTTAAAAAGAAATTATTTCAAATTGGATATAAAAGGGGTTTATTAGTTACTTCTGCATATCACATAAGGAGGGCAGAATATCTTTTCAAAAAAGCAGGACTAGATGTTGTCTCTCATTCTTCAGCTCCCCTTTCAGGGAAAGGGAAGGGTTGTAATTTATATGACTTTTTGCCTAATATAAACAGTTTATCTAAGAGTGCCAGAGCTTTAAGGGAAAGCATAGGTATCTTTTTCTATTATATTAAATATGGATTGTTCATCTCTTCTGAATAA